A genomic segment from Desulfonatronum lacustre DSM 10312 encodes:
- a CDS encoding M24 family metallopeptidase has product MPEIHAQRRDKLREKLKTAGLPALLVSSPANRFYLSGFELHDPQCNESAGMLVIAASGEDWLLTDPRYEIVANKVWPKERLFIYTSPKIKQIREFLAGLGHRPLGFEARALSVDLHGELAEEVTFIPTTNMVEPLRQIKDAGEIALLEASCRLNHEVFALVPDLLRPGRTEREIAWDMEKLFRERGAGELAFPTIVGVDANAAQPHAVPNDTPVRDGCLVLVDAGARLGNYCSDQTRTFWVGERPSDAFKRTMNLVREAQDRAIAAIRPGVPVCNVYQLVKDFFRDHFVDERFNHGLGHGIGLETHEGPSLSPHDTKTILAPGMVVTVEPGLYYPDWGGIRWEYMILVTEDGCRVL; this is encoded by the coding sequence CTCAAGACTGCCGGACTCCCGGCCCTGCTGGTTTCCAGCCCGGCCAACCGGTTCTACCTCAGCGGCTTCGAACTCCACGACCCGCAATGCAACGAAAGCGCGGGCATGCTGGTGATCGCCGCCAGCGGCGAGGATTGGCTGCTCACGGACCCGCGCTATGAAATCGTCGCCAACAAGGTCTGGCCCAAGGAACGGTTGTTCATCTACACCAGCCCCAAAATCAAGCAGATCCGTGAATTCCTGGCCGGTCTGGGCCACCGGCCCCTGGGGTTCGAGGCCAGGGCCCTGAGCGTTGATCTTCACGGGGAGTTGGCCGAAGAAGTGACCTTCATCCCGACCACGAACATGGTGGAGCCCTTGCGGCAGATCAAGGACGCCGGGGAAATCGCCCTGCTGGAAGCGTCGTGTCGACTCAACCATGAAGTCTTCGCCCTGGTTCCCGACCTGCTGCGTCCAGGACGCACGGAACGGGAAATCGCCTGGGACATGGAAAAACTGTTCCGGGAGCGCGGGGCCGGTGAACTGGCCTTTCCGACCATCGTGGGCGTGGACGCCAACGCGGCTCAACCCCACGCCGTGCCCAACGACACCCCGGTCCGGGACGGCTGCCTGGTGCTGGTGGACGCCGGGGCTCGGCTGGGGAATTACTGCTCGGACCAGACCCGGACCTTCTGGGTGGGGGAGCGGCCCTCGGACGCCTTCAAACGAACCATGAACCTGGTCCGCGAGGCCCAGGACCGGGCCATCGCCGCCATCCGTCCAGGCGTACCGGTGTGCAACGTCTATCAACTGGTCAAGGATTTCTTTCGGGACCACTTCGTGGATGAGCGCTTCAACCATGGCCTGGGCCACGGCATCGGCCTGGAAACCCACGAAGGCCCAAGCCTGAGCCCCCACGACACCAAGACCATCCTGGCCCCGGGCATGGTGGTCACCGTGGAACCCGGCCTGTACTACCCGGACTGGGGCGGCATCCGCTGGGAGTACATGATCCTGGTCACCGAGGACGGATGCCGGGTTTTGTAG